In the genome of Populus nigra chromosome 9, ddPopNigr1.1, whole genome shotgun sequence, one region contains:
- the LOC133703459 gene encoding uncharacterized protein LOC133703459, whose translation MDPSVSTGENPDSNENKPQESESESNNSRSDALGKALSTMLANVIKDLDSKAQDTLNSQDKLNSAIDRLTRELDQLLEDAPLPFIMQHAAKISGVRKRVSSLNSVLKSIQKRVDNIDRLLSVGILQGKTTMDSSSQH comes from the exons ATGGACCCATCAGTTTCTACGGGTGAAAATCCGGATTCCAACGAAAATAAACCTCAAGAATCTGAATCTGAATCCAATAACAGCCGCAGTGATGCATTAGGCAAGGCTTTATCAACGATGCTGGCCAATGTTATCAAGGATCTCGACTCTAAAGCTCAAGACACTCTCAATAGCCAAGACAAACTTAATTCTGCTATTGATCGTCTTACTAGAG AGCTTGATCAGTTGTTGGAAGATGCACCCTTGCCGTTTATCATGCAGCATGCAGCAAAGATTTCAGGTGTTCGAAAGAGAGTTTCATCGTTGAATTCTGTTCTAAAATCAATACAGAAGCGTGTTGACAATATAGACCGACTGTTATCTGTGGGCATACTTCAGG GGAAGACAACCATGGACAGTTCATCGCAACACTAG